From the genome of Amyelois transitella isolate CPQ chromosome 16, ilAmyTran1.1, whole genome shotgun sequence, one region includes:
- the LOC106129084 gene encoding tropomyosin isoform X8 has protein sequence MSASAPHAHGRTPVRRRGHQHHPRLRGDRAPAPSTTQNTEPSKQVTLDNQTDDVVPCVNSVSESRVTRTNSDDALSNRNIVEDLTNDDDEIEFDDVRNTEAESRDSSDDDFSFKEERSAGDGAEAAPIASDISDDDPETAELAKLRCTSECTEVLAERESRRRRRCADYPGLAFGSSIFSSDTMMKFSIIKNELQNIKNTALKRAESEVAALNRRIQLLEEDLERSEERLATATAKLAEASQAADESERIRKALENRTNMEDDRVAILEAQLVQAKRIAEESDKKYEEVARKLVLMEQDLERAEERAEQSDCKIVELEEELRVVGNNLKSLEVSEEKATQREETYEGQVKLLDAQLKEAEARAEFAERSVQKLQKEVDRLEDDLVAEREKSKILQEEMEATLHDIQNM, from the exons ATGTCTGCATCCGCGCCCCACGCCCACGGGCGCACCCCCGTGCGGCGCAGGGGGCACCAACACCACCCGCGGCTGCGGGGCGACCGCGCACCCGCCCCCAGCACGACACAAAACACAGAACCGTCCAAACAAGTGACCTTAGACAATCaaacagacgatgttgtgccTTGTGTCAATAGTGTTAGTGAATCTCGAGTGACAAGGACGAATAGTGACGATGCACTTTCCAATCGAAATATAGTCGAGGACTTGACGAATGATGACGATGAAATCGAATTTGACGATGTAAGAAATACGGAGGCGGAATCTCGAGACAGTTCTGACGATGATTTTTCGTTTAAAGAAGAGCGTTCGGCTGGAGACGGCGCCGAGGCGGCACCTATAGCCTCTGACATTTCAGATGATGACCCTGAAACAGCAGAATTAGCAAAACTAAGATGTACAAGCGAATGCACGGAGGTTCTGGCCGAGAGAGAGAGCCGGCGGAGGAGGAGGTGTGCGGATTATCCCGGCCTTGCTTTTGGCAGCTCCATATTTTCCTCTGACACAATGATGAAATTTTCCATCATCAAAAATGAACTGCAGAACATCAAGAACACTGCTTTGAAAAGG GCCGAGTCCGAAGTCGCTGCCCTCAACCGACGCATCCAACTGCTGGAGGAAGACCTGGAGAGGTCGGAGGAGCGTCTCGCCACCGCCACAGCCAAGTTGGCCGAGGCCAGCCAGGCCGCCGATGAGTCCGAACG AATACGCAAGGCGCTGGAGAACCGGACCAATATGGAGGACGACCGCGTGGCGATACTGGAGGCGCAACTAGTGCAGGCCAAGAGGATCGCGGAGGAGTCAGACAAGAAATACGAGGAG GTGGCGCGCAAGCTCGTGCTGATGGAGCAGGACCTCGAGCGGGCGGAGGAGCGCGCCGAGCAGAGCGACTG TAAAATCGTCGAGCTTGAAGAAGAACTGCGCGTGGTTGGTAACAACCTGAAGTCCCTGGAAGTCTCTGAGGAGAAG GCGACGCAAAGAGAAGAGACATATGAAGGCCAGGTCAAACTGCTCGACGCCCAACTAAAAGAG GCTGAAGCTCGCGCCGAGTTCGCTGAGCGTTCCGTTCAGAAACTGCAGAAGGAGGTCGACAGGCTCGAAG
- the LOC106129084 gene encoding uncharacterized protein LOC106129084 isoform X11 yields MSASAPHAHGRTPVRRRGHQHHPRLRGDRAPAPSTTQNTEPSKQVTLDNQTDDVVPCVNSVSESRVTRTNSDDALSNRNIVEDLTNDDDEIEFDDVRNTEAESRDSSDDDFSFKEERSAGDGAEAAPIASDISDDDPETAELAKLRCTSECTEVLAERESRRRRRCADYPGLAFGSSIFSSDTMMKFSIIKNELQNIKNTALKRAESEVAALNRRIQLLEEDLERSEERLATATAKLAEASQAADESERIRKALENRTNMEDDRVAILEAQLVQAKRIAEESDKKYEEICTALHQNYWPYACRTYASAHIT; encoded by the exons ATGTCTGCATCCGCGCCCCACGCCCACGGGCGCACCCCCGTGCGGCGCAGGGGGCACCAACACCACCCGCGGCTGCGGGGCGACCGCGCACCCGCCCCCAGCACGACACAAAACACAGAACCGTCCAAACAAGTGACCTTAGACAATCaaacagacgatgttgtgccTTGTGTCAATAGTGTTAGTGAATCTCGAGTGACAAGGACGAATAGTGACGATGCACTTTCCAATCGAAATATAGTCGAGGACTTGACGAATGATGACGATGAAATCGAATTTGACGATGTAAGAAATACGGAGGCGGAATCTCGAGACAGTTCTGACGATGATTTTTCGTTTAAAGAAGAGCGTTCGGCTGGAGACGGCGCCGAGGCGGCACCTATAGCCTCTGACATTTCAGATGATGACCCTGAAACAGCAGAATTAGCAAAACTAAGATGTACAAGCGAATGCACGGAGGTTCTGGCCGAGAGAGAGAGCCGGCGGAGGAGGAGGTGTGCGGATTATCCCGGCCTTGCTTTTGGCAGCTCCATATTTTCCTCTGACACAATGATGAAATTTTCCATCATCAAAAATGAACTGCAGAACATCAAGAACACTGCTTTGAAAAGG GCCGAGTCCGAAGTCGCTGCCCTCAACCGACGCATCCAACTGCTGGAGGAAGACCTGGAGAGGTCGGAGGAGCGTCTCGCCACCGCCACAGCCAAGTTGGCCGAGGCCAGCCAGGCCGCCGATGAGTCCGAACG AATACGCAAGGCGCTGGAGAACCGGACCAATATGGAGGACGACCGCGTGGCGATACTGGAGGCGCAACTAGTGCAGGCCAAGAGGATCGCGGAGGAGTCAGACAAGAAATACGAGGAG ATATGCACCGCATTACACCAGAATTACTGGCCGTATGCGTGCCGCACATATGCAAGCGCACACATCACATAA